In Synchiropus splendidus isolate RoL2022-P1 chromosome 11, RoL_Sspl_1.0, whole genome shotgun sequence, the DNA window AGACTTTCAGCAGAGTCGGCGTTGGAACCACAGTCGCAGTTTGCCGCATGTCCTTGAGGGCCCAATTCATTAGCAGGTTGGAAAGCCCAATCAATCATGTTGTATCAGGGAGGACTCAGGATCATAATTCAGTTCAGGTGGAGCCTACAGAAGCGGCAGGGAAATGAGTCAAAGGATGGATGAACAGAAAGGCAAACAAGACAGTGTCACGCCGGAAGAAAAGATGAAGGATGATTGCAGATTTAACACAGGACAGTTTAGCGTGGAATCCCATGAGCTGCATGGTGTTGCAGTCATTGGAGATTAGCTGTCAGTCAAATGTGCGCAGCAATTTCCTTTTTTAACCATCAGCAGAGAGAggatttagcttttttttttccttttttcctccgGGCAGCACGTCTTCATGCTGCAAGTGTAGCAAAATGGAAACATCAAACTTGGTCGAGGGAAAACATAGCGCTTCTAATGGTATTCACGATATCAAATATTAGCCTTACATGAGAGAGTCGAGCTCAATGATAAAAAGCAGACGCTTGATTAAAGAGATGGAACAGAAACGGGAAATGCCTTGTTAAATCTATAGAGGCTGCatgtacacaaacacagaccTGCACACCAGCAGGCGAGTAACCTCTAGGGCAGTCTCCTTTGTCTAGGATGGTTCCTTCACAGCCATTGATCTCCACCAGATCAATGTAATAAAATAGAAACAGGTGTATGGTTTGCCCCCCTAAGGAGGCAACAGCACATTAATCACAGCCTCAGCTCAGACACAAGTTCCAAGCTGCAATGAATTGGTTCATCAATGACTTTCAAGGCGCATCTGTCAAATTCTTAAGGTGTTTATTAATTACTTTCAGAGCGTGAGCTCCTTTCAGTGGAATTCATTAGGACTGAGAGCAGGGAGAGCGTGTGCTGTTTCATGGAATAATGCCGCTGTTATGTATGACTTAATGTTATGTTGATAAACATGGCCTTGGAAAAATGTCCCATTTAAGTTGAATTAGTACGTCTGTTCTTAGTATAAATGTTTGTGTATTTACTGTAGCaaattcagaaaatgaagaGGTCATCAAccatcaggttaaaaaaaaagaaaaaacaaacaaacagacacaaagGCTTTCACTTTGACTTACTATAcgcctcacttcctgtctcatttaCGGTCACTTGGGTTTCTATGGTGCCGTATGTGCAGCATCATAGAGGACTAACTGCTCATGCAGGCGACTTCTAAGCTCAAAGTCGCTAACAACGCGTAAACCTGGCCACCACTGCAACGTTATTCTCGCTGCGCTAGGCTGCTGCTGACTTTTGCCCCCTCTCATGCTCTCTCCCATCCCAGTTGACAAATAGATGTTCATTGCATACACTGAAAAACAACTAGCTGTATAATGAAGTCGGTCACCAGAGCATATAGACAATTATATGAGACTTAAAGTGTAAAGGTTGAGCTGTGTGATATTTAGAACAAATCAAGAAAACATATAGCCAGATATATATCCATGATATTTTCAATAAAGTCACTGTACTGTAGCTCCAGTGACCTTGTCTAGTAACCAAATGGACAAATGGACCAAAGGACTCAAGCAGTCTACAACTGAACCAGATAAGTcaaataaatcatcattttaaaGCAAAAGATTTAAATACTGATCACTAGCATCTTCCTGTGTCATTGCCGAGGCAATGCAAGTCTGAGAAAAATGTAGGCCAGCCTCATTATTTATCTGTTGTTTTTCGTACTCACTATGACTACGGTTGAGTACAGACGTAGAATTACTTGAGTCTGTGTTAAATAGCCAGAACATCCCTGTGGTTATTTGCAGTAGCAGATGACTAAACACAACAAGTATTtacatttctttgtgtgtgtgcgtgtgtgtgcatgtgtgaactCTTACAGTCTTTCTAACAATTGAATTCTATTGTCCAATTGCGAAATATTATTTGAATTCATATTGCATctcatcaacatgcaacataaaATAAGCACACTGTACTGTGCtgtgtattatttaaaaattattattaaaaattaatattattttattatttttcttgtaAACATGTAGCTAAAGACTTCATGCCGTGGGTAAGACTGACTGCACCATAAAGTtgtttcattttgcctcattgtAGGGAGTTTTATAGACAATACAACACAAGTTTATGATTAAAAATCTCACATGTATCGGAACGTGTCCGAAGatgatgagaaaataaatgtggaatgaGGCTTAATGAAGCAtaatcctcattttcagaggtcacttgATGGTACGAACTGCTCAgtcatctttggctttgaacaatttcaatgaaacctcatgtcaaTGTGCCACTCACTGAGCTCTCAAAATTAGGACACCGTCTCATAAAGCCCATCGCTACCTTCCAATCCAAAGAGCCACCTTGTAAACCCTCACACCGTCCGACCTGAAGCTCACACTCGGTCTGTATGGTGAAGAAATGCACCTGAGCCTCCAGTGATGCACTGTAATGTGTGGTGTTGTTGTGTACAGGATTAAACAAATGCCAAACAAAGTTTGTCCCGTTGTCTGCATTAGATTGACATCCAGCAGCGCTGCTCATTGTTAGAAATGCTGCGTAACCCAAAAATGCAGTTAGCTTTCTGATTCAGGCCATATTCCATTTAAAAACCGAAATTATGCAAATAAGGTATCACTGCTTGATGTTGAGGTTGGGTTAAACAAAGCCAGGTGCATACGAAACAAATAGCAAAGGctttttaaatttcaaatgacacatcactgtttttttcttccaaacttcaagttttatttcagtgcacatgtttttttaaagaggcAACTAGGAGTTGCagagttttattattatttatttcattattttatagtTCACTAAAGAAATTGGGGAGTAGTTACTCTTCTCCATATGAGGCTACATGAATTTAAGGCCTAATCCAGACGGCCTCTgataacaaacaacaacagtcatGAGCAAACATTCTCCCCCTCAAAGCTCTGGAAGGCCACATCTCACAGTGATGGTAAATGGTGTGCCATTGGCCGCTAAATCACGCTAAAATGCATCGGCACACGGGGATTTGTTCACATTTAATGAGGTAGCGGGTGAGTGTTGTTTCTCTCCCATTCAGGTGGAGCAATCCAGGGAGATGCTGTTCCTTTTCATCCCTCCTCAGGTGGCTGTCTGACCACACTGGATGCCAACATCAAGCACCATTCCTGAGCTCATGAATGGTATTCAGTAGACAAGGTTTCATCATTGATGAAATTCATTTAGAGAAAGAGAAAGTCAACGCTTCATTAAATAAATGACAAGGGTGTTTAGACCCCTATATACTGTAAAAGCATCTGCATTTGTTTTAGTTGCCGCACAAAAATCCTTTCCGGTTGCTCATactaaaaatacaaatgaaacaaatgcataatattgtttttctttcaacactTCCCGTCATGAGTTGCACCAGCAACCACATCAACCTATACAGCAAATCCTAATATTGTGGTCAAGACCCTGCCAAGGCCGTAATGACACCACAGCATACAGACACCATGAACAAGAACAATGAAGTTCACGATTGTTTGACCCAGCCTGCATGGCACAACGCTACACCACACTCCAGCTCATAATCTTTCAATTTTAATCTTGGATCTCTTCTATTGCCTTCATGAGAAAGAAACAAGTTCTTTCTGAAAGTCTGTATTCCAGACggcatgacaaaaacaacatgagAAAGGACACAAAACACAATCAGAACCACAAATCATTATGTATAAAACGTTTGCACGTAATAACTTGTCACTCAAGTGATTTATGAGGAGTGCGTGCTCATGTTTGCATCATTAAAATGTACATGCCCCCAGTTAATACGTTTACTCAAGTGAAGACGCCCATGCAGTTCCTAACTGTGGTCACATGGTCACAGGTTTTCTCATACGAGGGCGACATCAGAAGGATGAAGTGAGACAAAagtaatcaaatctcaaatagctttgcatcaaaataatgaaatgttgtGTATTTTCGAAGTTATATCtatgaaggggaaaaaaggacTACAGAAGATGCACCGGTGCTGCGACTCTGTTCCAGTTTCAACTcaccaaaaatgtgtttcaatgaAGGATTTTACAGCAGCATAAACAAACCTGAgtttcacaaaaacaacaaagctgAGTCACGTGCCATCTCTGCAAGACATCCGTTGCTACATTCCTCAACGTAAGCTTCAAACCACGCAATGAATTTCAGGAGCGCTGTTTCTGTGGAGATGTTCTCTTGCTTGTTGCTATGTCTATTAGGTATTCAGTTTAGCAACAATATCTGGTTTTGTGCAAGTTGCATGAACGAGATGTCAATAGAAATGATGTAGTAAAGAATGAAGGCAAATGGAATCTGCAATATGTGTCGTGTGTAGGCACTGTTTTTATCATACTGTGAATTAATAACTCGGGATTGGATGTACATCTTTCAGGCTTCAGTAATATTAATGCTGCTGACAACGGAAAtaactttcctttttttatctttcttttttttttacttgaaccTTTGTCAAACTAGCAATGATCTGCCATTATTAAAATCTTGAATTGGCTCTGCATATTCGATGAAACATTTACACTGGCAAATCAGTGTGAGTAAAAGATGCTGATACCAGGACATAATCTTCCCATAATAATGGTCATTCAAACCTCAATGCAACAGCTGTGTTTTAGCTTTGTATTCAtacatgtattttctttttattataatatgtgtatatatttatttgtttcattcgAAGTATCTTTTTGCCATGACTACTGTCCAGGAATACTtcaattatataatatataataggGTAGTGTTCTTCAACTTCAACAGTGTagtaaaacaagttttttttttttttttttttttaaatcttcatgTATGACAGTCAAAGTCAAACAACTTCATTTGTTCACTCTACAAAATTAGCAGAACCGACTAAGAGAAGTCAAACCGGATCCTTCATTGTCAAGGAAGAGCAAAAGTACAATGATTactaaatgttatttttgtgcTTGGAGGTATGACTGGAACATGAGGCAtggaaaagtgaaaacagaaagtGAATTCAGGGGAAAGTGCAGATCGCAGATTCATGAGCCACATTTCTTTTTAGTTCATAAACGACAAGGTTATTCATTATTGATAATGACAATTCTCAAGCGTCTGagtgagtcatgcttttcgctTCTTTGGTTTCACTAAAGTCCCATTGGTTAGATTCAACAAGGAAGAGAGAATAGAAATCTGAATTTTTAACCCTAAAACTGAGCAGACATGAATGTTTGATAGGTGCCTAAAACAGTCCTCCAGCCCAGTTTGATCATTTGCATGAGCCCAGATGACTGAAACGCAAACTCAACATGAAGAGAAATGTGAGACAATAAAACAGAACAACATAAATGTCACGGTTTTaatttaagggaaaaaaaagacctaAATCATAGCCATCCCATAATTCCCaagatattttattgaaaatagACATCATGGCATTGATGAGGATTTCCCAATATAATAATTCCATCATTACTAATTGTATTATGTATTGACATTAGCTATGATATTACTCAAGGCTATGGATCTCCTTCacacatttcaattcaaattttatAGAAATCTAATTGTAGATGACTTGGTGGTTTTCACGCATATTGGCCTCCCCACATTCAAAAGCAGTGTCCTCTagtcagcagaaaaacaaataaaattagCCAGCATTCACGCAGATGTATAtctttgtgaaaacatttttgagctGAATATCTAACTTTTAACAGAAAATAGCTTGTTCAAATAATGGTACTACATTGTAGCAGAGCATGGTATTAGAGATGTGCCACAAGACAATACAAAAGTTGAGTGCCATAAACAGTTCCTTTTAGATGCTTTAGCTAAGACAAATTCACAAAAAGGTGAACTAATGATGAGGGCCACAGGTGCATATCCTTGTGATCCTGTCATCGGAAATCACATTTTACACCATAAATGTgtatttctattatttttaataattttccaaaacaaatatACGCACAGACAAAACGAGACAAATAGTAATTTGtcaattttaaataattttaggAAGAAAATTAAAGCAATCAATTTTgggaaataacaaataaaatatgattttatttgaatttctccTCTTCCTTTTTGAATGTGAACTCTGTTAGCAGAATCTATTCAATGGAAAATGGAAGTGAACTCACAAACAACATATTtacactgtaaataaataatcttgGACGTTTAGTTATGTCAGATACAAAAAATTACATTCATAAACTGAAACAACCCAGTTAATTACTAATTAATCTACGCATGCCACTTTGTAACCATAATTTGTTCTTTTGAATCTTTTATTCCGTTTTCATTAACTCTTGCTAAAGAACGGTAAAtgagcttcaaaaaaaaaaaaaaaattactgtcTCATTACTGTCCAACAgtcatttcttttcagtttaataatatttaccaaaatattgaacacacacagaagatGAACCAACAGTTGACCAAAAAAAAGCacagtttatttattcactttcttttgatttttttttttttttaataaacattcAAGCACCACCTTTCCCcaatggatttttgttcaattgCAATGGCTGAGTATTAAAAACAAAGCTGATCATTACCAGTGCAGCCTTATGCACTGTTACCAGTACGGCATTGAAACAATTCAAAATGTCTAAATGAATAATACTGAAAATAATATGAAGAGTATTGATTTTAGGAGAAATAAAGTCCTAATACAGCACTCCCAACATATTACAATTTCCCtcctttattaaataaatattactaAAGCAAATCAAGCATCAAATATTTGCTCTCGAAATGAATATTTTCCGTTTCTAGTCATATGACCTGAGTATAATCACTAAATACGAGAATCTTTGGTGGCAAGACATTTGGGTGAAATGTGTTCTGATGTGACTGACCTTGTCGATGTGCTTATACAAGAGGAACTCAGCCAATATTCAGGAGATGAAGGACTGATAGAAAACTGAATTTATTATACTTTCCAAGATACATTCTATTCATCTGAGAAACACTGATCAGTTTAACTTAAcaatactaaaaaaaataaaaataaaaagaagagaaaaacaaaaacaatagttGAAATTATAAAGTGTAAACTGTGGGAACAATAGTATCTGAAActactaataaataaacaaaagaagcaTCATAACTGAGCATTTTTAAAGTAATATTGCACGTGGTTCGATGATATGATTCCGtccagaaagaaaagaaaaataaacacatttctgtTGACCATCAATCAGTTCCAGTGATACAAAATATGTCATCATTTTATGTCTaatgcacatttattttggttgCATATTGTTAATAAGAAACCTTGTACAAGATACTGTGAGCGATATAAGAATAAGGAAAATACTTGAAAAGTCACATCGGGCCTCAGGTTGTCGTGCGACACAACGAAAAAATAAACGTCACAGACCACGTGTCACAACCCTCCTAGTCCTTCGTGGTCAAATCGGGAGAAAGCAAATAAAAGGACAACTCAACAGTCACTTGTGGTGACCTGATTTAGCTCTGATGCATCGCACTCTCTGTGTATTATTCATTATAAATAATACTCTTTAAATAATCCTgcatagaaaaataaattaactaTGTAGTCTTTCACTACGAAGAGAGTGCTGACAACAGTGTGCGTGACGGGTGAAAGGACTGAATATATTGGGAAGTGTCTTTGACATTTCTGGGTTTCAGTCCTTTGATGATTAAGCGGcattgtagtgtgtgtgtgcgtgtgtgtgtgtgtgtgtgtcaatgttTTGTCTCTCCTTGTAATTTACAAACCAGTCCCACAGATACAAATAATGTAAGACTTACAAAATAAATTCCAGTTTACGCTTACATGGCAAGCAGTTTTGTAATCTTTTATcggttgttgctgtttttttctttttttcttttttttctgttgataaGAAAAACATCTTCTGATAGTGTATGTGCTGCTAGAGTCTCACCCGAAACTTAGGTTGTACCTTGAAGAGAAAACACAACTCCATCAAGAAGACACTATACTTAAACATGGCTCTTTACACaaggaaataaaatatatattgaaatgtaTCTCAAAAATATGTAATGTTCCAATGTGCCTGgaaattgaatgaaaataagTCATGAAGCCTaccagtgaggagcaggagttCTGTGACTGGTGTTCAATCCTAGATGTTGTTTACAGTCTGACTCCACAGGGGATCTCCCATGAACACAAACTCTCGATATCCTTTCAAATTCAGAGGGAcgataaaataataatcataccAAACAAATGAACATAACTTCTGTCATCTTAATTTCTGAATTCTTccttagtttaaaaaaaaaaaaaaaacaataataataataaaattaaatagctTTTTTTAGGCTGAATATGAGGTATATGCTTAAGCACTGTTTCAAGACCATTTATATTTTGTTGCAAAATTTAAAAAGCGGGATAAAAGGAGGGGGGATCACCAAATAGCAGCAGAAACACTGCAATTGTCTGGTTACTGGGAGGTGTCCCCTTTTGTTGATAATCCAAAGGTGTCTAAGTAATTCCGCCAAAATGTTGGAGTGTGGAGCTGTTTTCTCACTGAGCATTGGGTCGTCTAGGATTCCAGAAGGCACTTTTAGTGTGTGGAGGGGTCTGTGTAAATCAGAAGAAAAGGAATAtatatcagtgtgtgtgtgtgtgtgtgtctgtgtgtgtgtgtgagagagacgcGAGGAGGATAAGAAAGCAGAGCAATGCGCCTGGTTGTCTATCTATCAGtctatcagtgtgtgtgtgtgtgtgtgtgtttgactcaaAAAATGTATCATCAATGAACCCAATTAAAGACTACAATTTACTCAGCGCTGTCTGCTCCTCCAGCACCTGCAGGTAATCAGGCGTTCCCTGGAGCTTGGCTTTCAGCTCATAATACTCACTTTTCCTCTGCTCCACCACAATTTTACTGTGATTCCCACCTATCAGGGAGGACTTTTTCATCTTTCTGTCCAGTGTCTTCTCCGGGTAACGAATTTCATACCCGCCCATCCCGATACTGTTAAAGTCCCTCTTGCTGTCCAGAAAGTTCTGGATGAACATGTTCGGTTCTCGGTTTGGAAGgaactcctccaactcatcgATGGTGCTGAGGCGCTTGTTGCGTTCCAAAGTGGACAGGGCGTCTTTGTCCTTGTCGGTAGAGTTCCGAAGAATGATCTTTTGCCTCTGTGAGTCCGCAAACTTGAAACCAGCATCCATGTCTGATGAACGTCCGATCCCACAGGTGTGACTCTTGCCAATGTGTTCAATTGTCTGAGGAATGAAAGCCTCCCCTCCCAAGTCGTCCCCTGGGATGGAGCCTTTCTTTCCAGATTTATGGCTGTGCCTGCGAAGATGCAGTGACATGGAGCTACAATCTTGATTCCCCAGTCCTTCCTGCCGGCCAACAGGCTTTTTATTCCTTCTCAGGACAAAGACGAGAAGGCAAAAGGCCACGAACACGGTAAGGATAAGCACAACAAGAATACTAAGGATCATGATTGAGAGTGGCACAGGTCCACCTGGTGGAGCTTTACCAACTCCAGCAGGTGACGGTGACGTCAGACCAGGCGTGGGGTTTGTAAAAATGAATGGAGGCCTTGCGATCAGCTTTGGGCATAAAATCTCATTTTTCAAATCACGAAGCTCAATGTTCAAGAACTGCACTGGTGATGCACATTTCACCTCTTTGCCAGCAACGCCATCTCCTAGCTTCTCTAACCACAGTTTAAGGGCGACTAAATCACAGGAACACTCCCACGGGTTCCCCTCTAGATCTATCTGGGTCAGTGACCTTAGTTGATCCAGAACACCACTCACTGGCAAGGtcatgaaatggttgtttttcaggtTTAGTCTGGCTAAAGAGACACCAGAAAAGACATAGGCCGGCAGACTTCGCAGAACATTGTTGTTTAGGTAGAGAAGCTGTAGGTTCGGCATGGAGTCAAATGTGCCAGCCAGGATTTCTTTAATGGCATTGTATTCCAAATATAGATACTGGAGATTTGTTAGGCCCAGGAACATCTCTGGGTGTAACTGTTCAAGCTGGTTCCCATTCAGGTACAGCCTCCTCAAATTAGTGAGGTTGGAGAATACACCTCTCTGAACGGTTACAATCTGGTTGCTGCCCAGATGGAGCAAATCTAAACCCTCGAAACCCTGAAAGTCAGTGGGGCTTATGTCTCTTATATAGTTTCCGCTCAGGT includes these proteins:
- the slitrk4 gene encoding SLIT and NTRK-like protein 4, which translates into the protein MLLVILLAAFSSSIFGSLSSSLSSPSMSDGLPMAFPSASGLMAETCSACSCMSVENVLYVNCEKITVYRPTQLIPPASSLYHLNFQNNFLIILYPNSFLNFTHAVSLQLGNNKLQNIEGGAFMGMSALKQLHLNNNELKVLRADTFFGIENLEYLQADYNLIKYIEKGAFNKLHKLKVLILNDNLIQALPDNIFRFASLTHLDIRGNRIQKLPYLGVLEHIGRIVELQLDDNPWNCTCDLAPLKAWLENMPYNIFIGEAICETPSDLYGRLLKETNKQELCPMGTGSDFDVRMPPAHPENGQSSSNNPPSTVAPMATKAPKTTDSSRIYGNGIVAGLPPFGRNSQIVSSQTRTPPLLCPQPCSCKAHPSDFGISVSCQERNIRNLAALVPKPSNVKKLHLSGNYIRDISPTDFQGFEGLDLLHLGSNQIVTVQRGVFSNLTNLRRLYLNGNQLEQLHPEMFLGLTNLQYLYLEYNAIKEILAGTFDSMPNLQLLYLNNNVLRSLPAYVFSGVSLARLNLKNNHFMTLPVSGVLDQLRSLTQIDLEGNPWECSCDLVALKLWLEKLGDGVAGKEVKCASPVQFLNIELRDLKNEILCPKLIARPPFIFTNPTPGLTSPSPAGVGKAPPGGPVPLSIMILSILVVLILTVFVAFCLLVFVLRRNKKPVGRQEGLGNQDCSSMSLHLRRHSHKSGKKGSIPGDDLGGEAFIPQTIEHIGKSHTCGIGRSSDMDAGFKFADSQRQKIILRNSTDKDKDALSTLERNKRLSTIDELEEFLPNREPNMFIQNFLDSKRDFNSIGMGGYEIRYPEKTLDRKMKKSSLIGGNHSKIVVEQRKSEYYELKAKLQGTPDYLQVLEEQTALSKL